In Cycloclasticus sp., a single genomic region encodes these proteins:
- a CDS encoding methyl-accepting chemotaxis protein, translating to MEKSRQYPIQTLFPVFAVSIIVASACGLLIGYLTPDQTNAMVTAVLIALFSALSTLSVVFTLSLRPTFRSLGSIEDALNTNKRIPEEEASAIAKNSLVKHLNTAINKYVGDFHQRAKRLGNSGNTIAIGSAEVSGFVDTLNKTIQGQADKATQISSAAEEISQSTSQIAELLVEAVSAAARTNSSCTEGELAINSAISTIHSVNNQVQSTSDSIRSLKAKSEQIQSITEVINSVADQTNLLALNAAIEAARAGEHGRGFAVVADQVRELANKTATATSDIAKMLGEISSETGTAVNIMEKLEVDVNEVVGSTELIGQSLQTINAEASASEQQARDIQQMIEEHVLATSEISNSIDHIREELEHTEKESLAASDQAMQLAAISETIYNDLSMFNLGTFHDEVKKMGKQMAQEVQSLFESSIKNNTIPENYLFDREYKAISGTDPQKFNTKYDNFCDATLPLIQEKFLNNERVIYAACTDPNGYIPTHNNKFAKAPTGDYQTDLVSSRSKRIYQDPTAVRCGSHTQDFLLQTYKRDTGEIFHDLSVPIYVNGQHWGGVRMGYKADATA from the coding sequence ATGGAAAAATCACGCCAGTACCCTATCCAAACTTTATTTCCCGTCTTTGCTGTTAGCATTATCGTTGCTTCCGCTTGCGGCTTACTCATTGGGTATCTCACGCCGGACCAAACAAACGCCATGGTAACCGCCGTTTTAATCGCGTTATTCTCTGCTCTATCAACCCTCTCTGTTGTTTTTACTTTATCTTTACGGCCCACCTTTCGATCGCTTGGCTCCATCGAAGATGCGCTCAACACAAACAAAAGAATACCGGAAGAAGAAGCCAGCGCCATTGCTAAAAACTCTCTAGTTAAGCACCTAAATACCGCCATCAATAAATATGTCGGCGATTTCCATCAGCGTGCTAAACGCTTAGGCAATAGTGGCAACACCATTGCTATTGGCTCTGCTGAAGTATCCGGTTTTGTCGACACCCTAAACAAGACTATCCAAGGTCAAGCTGATAAGGCCACTCAAATCTCCAGCGCTGCAGAGGAAATCTCACAATCTACAAGCCAAATTGCAGAGCTTCTAGTAGAAGCCGTTAGTGCCGCCGCTAGAACCAATTCCTCTTGTACCGAGGGTGAACTCGCTATTAATAGCGCCATTAGCACCATTCATAGCGTCAACAATCAAGTGCAATCAACCTCTGATTCAATTCGCAGCCTTAAAGCCAAATCAGAACAAATACAGTCCATCACAGAAGTTATCAACAGTGTTGCAGATCAAACCAACCTGCTAGCCTTAAATGCCGCCATTGAAGCTGCTCGTGCAGGCGAACATGGCCGAGGGTTTGCCGTGGTAGCTGACCAAGTCCGTGAATTGGCAAACAAAACAGCCACAGCCACCAGTGACATTGCAAAAATGCTTGGGGAAATTAGTAGCGAAACGGGTACTGCTGTCAACATCATGGAAAAATTAGAAGTGGACGTAAATGAGGTGGTTGGATCAACCGAACTCATCGGACAGTCTCTTCAGACCATTAACGCCGAAGCCTCTGCCTCCGAGCAGCAAGCACGCGATATCCAACAGATGATCGAAGAACACGTCTTAGCGACCTCTGAAATTTCCAATTCAATTGATCATATACGTGAAGAACTTGAACACACAGAAAAAGAGTCACTCGCAGCATCCGATCAGGCGATGCAATTGGCTGCTATATCCGAGACTATCTACAATGATTTATCGATGTTCAACCTAGGCACATTTCACGACGAAGTGAAAAAAATGGGCAAACAAATGGCACAAGAAGTACAGTCATTATTTGAATCTTCCATTAAGAATAATACGATACCTGAAAACTATTTATTTGACCGTGAATATAAAGCTATTTCAGGCACAGACCCACAAAAATTCAACACTAAATATGATAATTTCTGTGATGCGACCTTACCTTTAATTCAGGAAAAATTTCTAAACAATGAAAGAGTAATATACGCAGCTTGTACCGATCCGAATGGCTACATTCCAACACATAACAATAAATTTGCTAAGGCCCCCACAGGCGATTATCAAACCGACTTGGTCAGTAGCCGGAGTAAACGTATATACCAAGACCCAACAGCAGTTCGTTGCGGTTCACACACCCAAGATTTTTTATTACAAACGT